DNA from Acidobacteriota bacterium:
ACTTTTTAAATGGTTATTCTTCGCCAAACCTTCGCATCAACCGGCGCACGAGTGGTGCGGGTAACCCGACAATATTCAGGTAATTGCCTTCAATCCGATCAATAAACGGAGCGATGAGCCCTTGAATCGCGTAGGCACCGGCCTTGTCGAAAGGCTCTCCGCTGGCGATGTACCACGAAATCCAGTCTTCGGTGAGTTCATCAAACCAGACTCGGGTGAGTTCGACATCTGATTCAGTCTGGTTGAGACCCGTGTGATGCACCGCCACGCCGGTCAGCACCTGGTGTTCGTGCCCGCTTAACAGACGCAGCATTCGTCGGGCGTCTTCGGCGTCTTCCGGCTTGGCCAAAATTTCATCATCCGCCACAACCGTTGTGTCGGCGCCAATGACCAGTGCGGGTTCATCACATTGAATCGCC
Protein-coding regions in this window:
- the maf gene encoding septum formation inhibitor Maf; the protein is MALKTILASGSPRRSEILRKARLDFEIRAADVDESVIAGETPAEYVLRLARTKAQAIQCDEPALVIGADTTVVADDEILAKPEDAEDARRMLRLLSGHEHQVLTGVAVHHTGLNQTESDVELTRVWFDELTEDWISWYIASGEPFDKAGAYAIQGLIAPFIDRIEGNYLNIVGLPAPLVRRLMRRFGEE